TTATGAGCCTGACCATGATGTTGGAGTTCGGGTTGATGAATCCCCTGCCCAGGAACTTGCCCCCGCGCGTGTAGACCTCCGCTATGTCACCCGGCCTTATCTCACCCTCGGTTCTCACGACTCCCTTTTTGAAAACTATCATCGCACCCTTGCCTATCGCTCTCGCAGCCTGAGCGTCAACTATAACCTTCGCCATCTCTCACCACCGGTGGAAGTTCGGCGATAGGTATATAACCCTTAGCGTCCTATATTATGCTGGTGATTCTATGCACTTCGAGGTAGTGAAGGAGTTTCTTGAGGATATAGGGGCGGATTGGATAGAGATTGACGGCGAAATCCACCTCGAGCCAGAGGCCTTCTACAAGGTCTGGAAGTACGTCGGACAGCCGGAGCTTGAAATCTACGCCGTCGAGGACGAGGTCGTCGAGCCTGGTTCTTACGATCCGCCCGAGATGAAGTACACTGAAATGAAGACGGTGAAGGTCAAGAAGACCTGCTTCACCACGCTTGACGGCAAGAGGATCGTCACCGACTACGCGGAGCTCCAAAAGATTATGAAGGAGAAGTTCGTTTGATTTCCCCTTCTTATCCGATTATTATGGGGAGCATCAGCACCCCCATGCAGCCCGTTCTTTTGACCCCAAGTACCGCCGCCAGCAGTCCAATCATCACGCCCCCCGAGAGAACAACCAAACCTGTGGCACCATCGAAGAGGTACGAAAGAGCCACGAGAATCCCGGCGACCGCGGAGTTGAGCGCCCCGTAGGGAACCCGCCCGAGCAGATGGAGTATGAGAGCGGCGAGGGGC
The Thermococcus celericrescens DNA segment above includes these coding regions:
- a CDS encoding DUF5748 family protein; translation: MHFEVVKEFLEDIGADWIEIDGEIHLEPEAFYKVWKYVGQPELEIYAVEDEVVEPGSYDPPEMKYTEMKTVKVKKTCFTTLDGKRIVTDYAELQKIMKEKFV